A single Cottoperca gobio chromosome 5, fCotGob3.1, whole genome shotgun sequence DNA region contains:
- the cyb561d1 gene encoding putative transmembrane reductase CYB561D1 has protein sequence MIMELVQCSYSTRAVSLRFSAAFTPLGVCKYPDRRFSGMPSDVEYSPVGEGLGMRDFWLYVWLRRAAVIAAHVTGLGLTLIISLLSRPGTSLFSWHPVCMSVAYCLCMTEGILLFSAEVSPFCFVSRKGKIRLHWFCQALVLIAAATGLGFMVASKNVSELPHLVTWHSLLGICTLAATALQAACGVCVIFPKLLRLSSSPLRLKLYHATCGLVVYLLATVTVVSAMFSDWFQATVKGLTWWAFLLLPLFPALVVMNQITNAYLPRKKITS, from the exons ATGATTATGGAGCTGGTGCAGTGTTCCTACAGCACTCGCGCCGTGTCTCTCCGTTTCAGCGCAGCTTTTACTCCCCTCGGAGTCTGCAAGTATCCGGACAGGAGGTTCAGCGGCATGCCGTCTGATGTGGAGTACAGCCCGGTGGGAGAGGGTCTGGGGATGCGGGACTTCTGGCTGTATGTGTGGCTGCGAAGGGCGGCGGTGATAGCCGCTCATGTCACCGGCCTGGGCCTGACCCTCAtcatctccctgctctccagACCCGGAACTA gtcTGTTCTCTTGGCATCCAGTGTGTATGTCGGTTGCA TACTGCCTGTGTATGACTGAAGGCATCCTTCTCTTCTCAGCTGAAGTATCCCCCTTTTGCTTCGTATCTCGGAAAGGTAAAATCCGTCTCCACTGGTTCTGTCAGGCTCTGGTCCTGATAGCTGCTGCCACTGGGCTGGGCTTCATGGTGGCCAGTAAGAACGTGTCGGAGCTCCCCCACCTGGTCACCTGGCACAGTTTGCTGGGCATTTGCACCTTGGCTGCCACCGCGCTCCAAGCAGCTTGCGGTGTCTGCGTGATCTTTCCTAAGCTGCTGCGTCTGTCATCCTCTCCTCTGAGGCTGAAGCTTTACCACGCCACCTGCGGCCTGGTGGTCTACCTGCTGGCCACAGTGACCGTAGTGTCGGCCATGTTTTCAGACTGGTTCCAGGCCACGGTGAAGGGGCTGACCTGGTGGGCCTTCCTCCTTCTGCCCCTCTTCCCAGCCCTGGTGGTGATGAACCAGATCACTAATGCATACCTGCCCCGCAAGAAGATCACCAGCTAG